From a single Candoia aspera isolate rCanAsp1 chromosome 10, rCanAsp1.hap2, whole genome shotgun sequence genomic region:
- the LOC134503728 gene encoding snake venom vascular endothelial growth factor toxin barietin-like, with the protein MPRSHSPLPLLRLLFLWAGRCSLSLRLLFAFLTQGSESEEERTSGPASHLRLSPGQCLLLQTSFCLNLVLLNPTTCSPTRNLTSLDHRPLPFLPSSCEARMKPGMVGYLLAAALFCSTQGRSPSRQPPAGVRSPVVPFEEVWSRSYCHARETLVDVHSAFPDEVEHIFKPPCVPLWRCAGCCGDESLECVAVETRTIDLEVLRVSPILGTIQQEELTFTEHMRCVCRSRRKRLKSEKNHRMGTKRKPRVPSPPVSPPLCQFSMGRRDTVSGGWEETPSPAETHGGPLPPRAVSL; encoded by the exons ATGCCCCGTTCCCACTCCCCTCTGCCCCTTCTCCGCCTTCTTTTCCTCTGGGCTGGCCGCTGCTCCCTCTCGCTCCGACTGTTATTTGCTTTCCTCACTCAGGGAAGTGAATCTGAAGAGGAAAGGACCTCCGGCCCTGCCAGTCATCTACGGCTCTCGCCCGGTCAGTGCCTGCTGCTGCAGACAAGCTTCTGCCTCAACCTTGTTCTGTTAAATCCGACAACCTGCTCCCCCACCCGGAATTTGACCAGCTTGGATCACCGCCCCCTGCCCTTCCTGCCTAGCAGCTGTGAAGCCAGGATGAAGCCAGGCATGGTTGGGTACCTGCTGGCAGCTGCCCTCTTCTGCTCCACCCAG GGCAGGTCACCTTCTCGGCAGCCACCAGCAGGAG TCCGCTCCCCAGTGGTGCCTTTTGAGGAAGTCTGGAGCCGCAGCTACTGCCATGCCAGAGAGACATTGGTGGATGTCCACAGCGCGTTCCCCGATGAGGTTGAGCACATCTTCAAGCCCCCATGTGTGCCCCTGTGGCGATGCGCTGGCTGCTGTGGCGATGAGAGCCTGGAGTGTGTGGCTGTGGAGACCCGCACCATCGACTTGGAG GTGCTGCGGGTGAGCCCCATCTTGGGCACAATTCAGCAGGAGGAGCTGACCTTCACGGAGCACATGCGGTGTGTTTGCAG GTCTCGGCGGAAACGTTTGAAGAGTGAAAA GAACCACCGGATGGGAACCAAGAGGAAGCCGCGAGTGCCAAGCCCCCCCGTCTCCCCCCCTCT CTGCCAGTTCTCCATGGGCAGACGCGACACTGTGAGTGGGGGCTGGGAAGAGACGCCAAGCCCGGCAGAAACCCATGGTGGGCCTTTGCCTCCTAGAGCCGTTTCCCTCTGA